The Periplaneta americana isolate PAMFEO1 chromosome 9, P.americana_PAMFEO1_priV1, whole genome shotgun sequence genome contains a region encoding:
- the LOC138706274 gene encoding uncharacterized protein: MATGEKGNNVYEELISEEEWRDIINKKVKTSKFDLKNVSIGPLSEDQVGFMGDHLKLTASIRLQDGNQKKLQFFAKSKPMHNDAFREYVDTIKAFEKEIGFFANMLTDLNKYIIQSKEVLEGGDDGSDTCSWTCKCYLAKPDIVVLEDLFAAGYQHAAGRDPMDLDHCNLMLETMGIFHAASIIFEEKQPRTSACGEVTQIIDIYKDILFETEWVTTEGHPGNKFMKASIKGMVSMLEYLPNYGKNHENFKMIREKLPKTLEQMCEYVKPSTKYRNVICHGDLWINNVFFKYNNSKKPVKVKIVDFQLIRYNPPASEVMWFLHLVTRKDFRDANLDSFLTTYYKSFSTELRRHHLDPEQLLSWSEFKESCDYYRNAGRTAAALYFQQCMVTGDYLKTVFSHPDSMTMFQIVDKSKYMIECYNNDPVFRERNTEVVEDLIEHCILNK, translated from the coding sequence ATGGCGACTGGTGAAAAAGGCAACAACGTATATGAAGAATTAATTTCTGAGGAAGAGTGGCGTGATATTATAAACAAGAAAGTGAAAACATCAAAGTTTGACTTAAAAAATGTGAGCATCGGTCCTCTAAGTGAAGATCAAGTTGGATTCATGGGTGACCACCTTAAACTCACAGCTTCAATTCGTCTCCAAGATGGAAATCAGAAGAAATTACAGTTCTTTGCAAAGTCAAAACCAATGCATAATGATGCCTTCAGAGAATATGTTGACACCATTAAAGCTTTCGAGAAGGAAATTGGATTCTTTGCAAACATGCTAACTGATCTAAATAAGTACATCATCCAGAGCAAGGAAGTACTGGAAGGAGGAGACGATGGTTCTGATACTTGTTCTTGGACTTGTAAATGCTACCTTGCTAAGCCTGACATAGTTGTATTGGAAGATCTCTTTGCTGCTGGATATCAGCACGCAGCTGGGAGAGATCCCATGGACCTAGATCATTGTAACCTAATGCTAGAAACTATGGGTATATTCCATGCAGCTtcaattatatttgaagaaaaacaaCCCAGAACCTCTGCCTGTGGCGAAGTAACGCAAATCATTGATATTTACAAAGATATACTCTTTGAGACAGAATGGGTGACTACTGAAGGACACCCTGGAAACAAGTTTATGAAGGCTTCGATAAAGGGGATGGTTAGCATGTTGGAATACCTACCAAATTATGGTAAAAATCACGAGAACTTTAAAATGATCCGAGAAAAGCTGCCAAAGACATTAGAACAGATGTGTGAATACGTTAAACCATCTACAAAATACAGAAATGTTATTTGTCATGGCGACCTATGGATAAACAATGTCTTCTTCAAATACAATAACAGTAAGAAACCTGTCAAAGTGAAGATCGTAGACTTCCAGCTCATAAGGTACAATCCTCCTGCAAGTGAAGTTATGTGGTTCTTGCACTTGGTGACCAGAAAAGACTTCAGAGATGCGAACTTGGATTCCTTCCTGACTACGTACTACAAGAGCTTCTCTACAGAGTTGCGCAGGCATCATCTCGACCCTGAGCAGCTGCTGTCATGGTCAGAGTTCAAGGAGAGCTGTGACTACTACAGAAATGCAGGTCGAACAGCAGCAGCATTGTACTTCCAGCAGTGCATGGTGACAGGGGACTACCTGAAGACTGTATTCTCTCACCCAGATAGCATGACCATGTTTCAGATTGTAGATAAGAGCAAATATATGATAGAGTGTTATAACAATGATCCTGTGTTTAGGGAACGCAATACAGAAGTTGTTGAAGACCTTATAGAACACTGCATTTTAAACAAGTAG